The Pelobates fuscus isolate aPelFus1 chromosome 2, aPelFus1.pri, whole genome shotgun sequence genome has a segment encoding these proteins:
- the SAP130 gene encoding histone deacetylase complex subunit SAP130 isoform X2: MSRWGVFHPLLLVDMSSQQFPRQGASITQPQISGSGTGVGQSATGPGGDDSKREIEIQPRDHLGSNTGLPSRDEKQEPVVVRPYPQVQMLAPHHPVQSATPLTMAAQSPHLAPAVPLPFPEGILKGHPNSLHHIMATNVQMSIIRSNAPGPPLHIGASHLPRGAAAAAVISSSKVTTVLRPASAPIPSAATAQSAAQHIIHPPIQSRGPPVTTATSVTPAVVATVSATRAQSPVITTTPAHAAEPVLRPTLSIQQHPSPAAISIQRPPQTRDATTRITLPSHPALGAQKQQIHAMAQKTLFGTGNPVAAATVAPILATNTLPSVTTSGSSPHSQVPTSAIVTMTMPTHSSHATAVTASSIPVAKVVPQQITHTSPRIQSDYGADRGNLIPLPGHRASPNPMTMEARSENRQAVGVQLQYFLPTYSPSPYPLAAHTYTPITSSVSTIRQYPVPAQAPNSAITAQSVASTVHLNPMQLINVDTSHTRHIQGIQPAPVNAQGIQPASFSTQGMQVTSMSTQGIQPPPMSTQGIHPVTTQGVQTSSVSSQQAQSEGKASVVLTEGATIVANPLSSAFNTAAAGAAVMQNHSQSPGIGSAPSQGSSPRPSILRKKPTTDGLSVRKNLIPAHPSDAVSPRQDTSLRNTSASPRPAGAKPKAELHVSVAPGMTGDPGIGGEQPSAAASLPSSHHPAAAVPSPPSQPMLGPLPSNIHVPPAAVPVLSAPPPLLSSAPSGATLPETKVKEEVEPMDIGRPVSAVPPLSTSAISSPLSLLANNISIPVGELPPGASPRKKPRKQQHVISTEEGDMMETHSTDEEKCHTMKPLISRPEKRKSPPKEYIDEEGVRYVPVRPRPPITLLRQYRNPWKAAYHHFQRYSDVRVKEEKKMTLQDIASQKGIACRVQGWKTHLCAAQLLQLTKLEQDVFDRLTVLQEGLIPKKKTATDDDLHRINELIQGNMQRCKLVMDQITESRDCMLKVLDHKDRVLKLLNKSGASRRLSKVKHKDKV, from the exons GTTGATATGAGCTCGCAACAATTCCCCCGACAAGGGGCTTCAATAACTCAACCACAGATTTCAGGAAGTGGGACTGGAGTGGGCCAAAGTGCTACAGGACCAG GAGGTGATGACTCTAAACGTGAAATAGAGATTCAGCCTCGGGATCATCTTGGTTCCAACACGGGCTTGCCTTCGCGTGATGAGAAACAGGAGCCAGTGGTAGTTCGGCCATACCCTCAAGTCCAGATGTTGGCTCCACACCACCCTGTGCAATCAGCTACTCCTCTCACCATGGCTGCCCAATCTCCTCATCTCGCCCCTGCTGTGCCGTTGCCGTTTCCAGAAGGTATCCTTAAG GGGCACCCGAACAGTCTTCACCATATCATGGCCACTAATGTCCAGATGTCCATTATTCGTAGCAATGCTCCTGGACCTCCCTTGCATATTGGAGCCTCACATCTTCCCAGAG GAGCAGCTGCAGCTGCTGTAATCTCCAGCTCTAAAGTAACTACAGTCCTTAGACCTGCTTCGGCACCAATTCCTAGTGCAGCCACAGCTCAGTCAGCAGCACAACATattattcacccccccatccaa TCTCGTGGCCCACCTGTGACCACTGCAACTTCCGTGACTCCTGCTGTGGTAGCTACTGTATCAGCAACTCGAGCACAATCGCCAGTCATCACTACAACTCCAGCTCATGCTGCTGAGCCAGTGCTAAG ACCAACACTGTCCATTCAACAACACCCATCACCTGCAGCCATCAGTATCCAGAGACCACCTCAGACTCGTGATGCCACCACACGGATCACTCTCCCATCACATCCAGCATTGGGAGCGCAGAAACAACAGATTCATGCAATGGCACAG AAGACTCTCTTCGGCACTGGTAATCCAGTAGCAGCAGCAACCGTGGCACCGATTCTGGCAACAAACACTCTGCCATCAGTGACAACTTCAG GTTCTTCTCCCCACTCACAAGTTCCCACCAGCGCCATTGTTACTATGACAATGCCAACTCACTCCTCACACGCTACAGCCGTGACGGCCTCCAGCATTCCTGTGG CCAAAGTAGTCCCTCAGCAAATAACTCACACTTCACCTCGGATTCAGTCGGACTATGGAGCTGATAGGGGAAATCTGATACCCCTTCCAGGACATAGAGCATCACCCAACCCCATGACTATGGAGGCCAGGAGTGAGAACAG GCAGGCTGTTGGGGTGCAGCTGCAGTACTTTCTCCCCACATATTCTCCATCTCCATATCCTTTGGCAGCTCACACCTACACCCCAATAACCAGCTCTGTATCCACCATCCGACAGTATCCTG TCCCTGCTCAAGCCCCAAACTCTGCCATTACAGCCCAGTCAGTTGCCTCCACTGTCCACCTGAACCCCATGCAGCTCATAAATGTGGATACATCGCATACGCGCCACATCCAGGGGATACAGCCTGCTCCAGTCAACGCACAGGGGATACAGCCTGCGTCATTCAGCACACAAGGCATGCAAGTCACTTCAATGAGCACCCAGGGAATCCAGCCACCTCCAATGAGCACCCAGGGAATACACCCTGTAACTACTCAGGGTGTTCAGACATCATCTGTCAGCTCTCAGCAAGCTCAGAGTGAAGGAAAAGCTTCAG TTGTGCTCACAGAAGGTGCCACAATAGTTGCCAATCCTCTAAGCAGTGCTTTCAACACGGCTGCTGCTGGTGCAGCTGTAATGCAAAATCACAGTCAGAGCCCCGGAATTGGCAGTGCTCCATCTCAGGGATCATCTCCTCGCcccagcatcttgcgtaagaaaccTACCACTGATGG GTTGTCAGTAAGGAAAAATCTGATTCCTGCACACCCATCAGACGCAGTAAGTCCACGTCAGGACACGTCTCTCCGCAATACTTCAGCTTCTCCTCGGCCTGCTGG AGCTAAACCCAAAGCTGAACTTCATGTTTCTGTGGCTCCAGGAATGACTGGAGATCCAGGCATAGGTGGCGAGCAGCCTAGTGCAGCTGCATCGCTTCCATCTTCCCATCATCCCGCAGCCGCTGTACCCAGTCCTCCTTCTCAACCTATGCTTGGTCCCCTGCCTAGTAATATCCACGTTCCTCCTGCTGCTGTACCTGTCTTATCTGCGCCTCCACCTCTCCTGAGCAGTGCACCATCTGGAGCGACTCTCCCAGAGACCAAAGTGAAGGAAGAGGTGGAACCAATGGACATAGGAAGGCCTGTATCAG cAGTTCCCCCATTATCAActagcgccatctcctccccgtTGTCTCTGCTGGCCAATAACATATCAATACCTGTTGGAGAATTGCCACCCGGAGCCTCTCCCCGCAAGAAACCACGGAAGCAGCAACATGTTATTTCCACGGAGGAAGGAGACATGATGGAAACCCACAGCACAGATGAGGAGAAATGTCACACTATGAAACCTCTAATCTCTCGACCAGAAAAACGCAAATCCCCTCCTAAAGAATATATAG ATGAGGAAGGTGTGCGGTATGTTCCAGTTAGGCCACGACCTCCTATCACCTTACTCCGCCAGTATCGCAATCCTTGGAAAGCGGCGTATCACCACTTCCAGCGCTACAGTGACGTGCGGGTCAAAG AAGAGAAAAAGATGACACTGCAGGATATAGCCAGTCAGAAGGGTATAGCCTGCCGTGTACAGGGCTGGAAAACACACCTGTGTGCCGCACAACTGCTCCAATTG ACTAAATTGGAGCAGGATGTATTTGATCGGTTAACTGTACTGCAAGAAGGACTCATTCCTAAAAAGAAAACTGCTACAGATGATGATTTGCATAGGATAAATGAGCTGATTCAG GGCAATATGCAGCGCTGTAAGCTAGTGATGGATCAGATCACGGAGTCCCGGGACTGCATGCTTAAAGTACTTGATCATAAGGATCGTGTTTTAAAGCTGCTCAATAAGAGTGGGGCCTCTCGCAGGCTTTCAAAAGTTAAACACAAGGACAAAGTGTGA
- the SAP130 gene encoding histone deacetylase complex subunit SAP130 isoform X4, with protein sequence MSRWGVFHPLLLVDMSSQQFPRQGASITQPQISGSGTGVGQSATGPGGDDSKREIEIQPRDHLGSNTGLPSRDEKQEPVVVRPYPQVQMLAPHHPVQSATPLTMAAQSPHLAPAVPLPFPEGILKPPLKPTIPSRPIAPAPPSALSAVPKVSGPVTVTMESGLPQASAIPVATISGQQGHPNSLHHIMATNVQMSIIRSNAPGPPLHIGASHLPRGAAAAAVISSSKVTTVLRPASAPIPSAATAQSAAQHIIHPPIQSRGPPVTTATSVTPAVVATVSATRAQSPVITTTPAHAAEPVLRPTLSIQQHPSPAAISIQRPPQTRDATTRITLPSHPALGAQKQQIHAMAQKTLFGTGNPVAAATVAPILATNTLPSVTTSGSSPHSQVPTSAIVTMTMPTHSSHATAVTASSIPVAKVVPQQITHTSPRIQSDYGADRGNLIPLPGHRASPNPMTMEARSENRQAVGVQLQYFLPTYSPSPYPLAAHTYTPITSSVSTIRQYPVPAQAPNSAITAQSVASTVHLNPMQLINVDTSHTRHIQGIQPAPVNAQGIQPASFSTQGMQVTSMSTQGIQPPPMSTQGIHPVTTQGVQTSSVSSQQAQSEGKASVVLTEGATIVANPLSSAFNTAAAGAAVMQNHSQSPGIGSAPSQGSSPRPSILRKKPTTDGLSVRKNLIPAHPSDAVSPRQDTSLRNTSASPRPAGAKPKAELHVSVAPGMTGDPGIGGEQPSAAASLPSSHHPAAAVPSPPSQPMLGPLPSNIHVPPAAVPVLSAPPPLLSSAPSGATLPETKVKEEVEPMDIGRPVSVPPLSTSAISSPLSLLANNISIPVGELPPGASPRKKPRKQQHVISTEEGDMMETHSTDEEKCHTMKPLISRPEKRKSPPKEYIDEEGVRYVPVRPRPPITLLRQYRNPWKAAYHHFQRYSDVRVKEEKKMTLQDIASQKGIACRVQGWKTHLCAAQLLQLTKLEQDVFDRLTVLQEGLIPKKKTATDDDLHRINELIQGNMQRCKLVMDQITESRDCMLKVLDHKDRVLKLLNKSGASRRLSKVKHKDKV encoded by the exons GTTGATATGAGCTCGCAACAATTCCCCCGACAAGGGGCTTCAATAACTCAACCACAGATTTCAGGAAGTGGGACTGGAGTGGGCCAAAGTGCTACAGGACCAG GAGGTGATGACTCTAAACGTGAAATAGAGATTCAGCCTCGGGATCATCTTGGTTCCAACACGGGCTTGCCTTCGCGTGATGAGAAACAGGAGCCAGTGGTAGTTCGGCCATACCCTCAAGTCCAGATGTTGGCTCCACACCACCCTGTGCAATCAGCTACTCCTCTCACCATGGCTGCCCAATCTCCTCATCTCGCCCCTGCTGTGCCGTTGCCGTTTCCAGAAGGTATCCTTAAG CCACCTCTGAAGCCCACTATTCCCAGCCGCCCTATTGCTCCAGCACCTCCCTCTGCCCTGTCAGCTGTACCAaaggtctctgggccggtgacaGTCACCATGGAGAGTGGCCTTCCACAGGCCTCAGCTATTCCTGTGGCCACTATCAGTGGGCAGCAG GGGCACCCGAACAGTCTTCACCATATCATGGCCACTAATGTCCAGATGTCCATTATTCGTAGCAATGCTCCTGGACCTCCCTTGCATATTGGAGCCTCACATCTTCCCAGAG GAGCAGCTGCAGCTGCTGTAATCTCCAGCTCTAAAGTAACTACAGTCCTTAGACCTGCTTCGGCACCAATTCCTAGTGCAGCCACAGCTCAGTCAGCAGCACAACATattattcacccccccatccaa TCTCGTGGCCCACCTGTGACCACTGCAACTTCCGTGACTCCTGCTGTGGTAGCTACTGTATCAGCAACTCGAGCACAATCGCCAGTCATCACTACAACTCCAGCTCATGCTGCTGAGCCAGTGCTAAG ACCAACACTGTCCATTCAACAACACCCATCACCTGCAGCCATCAGTATCCAGAGACCACCTCAGACTCGTGATGCCACCACACGGATCACTCTCCCATCACATCCAGCATTGGGAGCGCAGAAACAACAGATTCATGCAATGGCACAG AAGACTCTCTTCGGCACTGGTAATCCAGTAGCAGCAGCAACCGTGGCACCGATTCTGGCAACAAACACTCTGCCATCAGTGACAACTTCAG GTTCTTCTCCCCACTCACAAGTTCCCACCAGCGCCATTGTTACTATGACAATGCCAACTCACTCCTCACACGCTACAGCCGTGACGGCCTCCAGCATTCCTGTGG CCAAAGTAGTCCCTCAGCAAATAACTCACACTTCACCTCGGATTCAGTCGGACTATGGAGCTGATAGGGGAAATCTGATACCCCTTCCAGGACATAGAGCATCACCCAACCCCATGACTATGGAGGCCAGGAGTGAGAACAG GCAGGCTGTTGGGGTGCAGCTGCAGTACTTTCTCCCCACATATTCTCCATCTCCATATCCTTTGGCAGCTCACACCTACACCCCAATAACCAGCTCTGTATCCACCATCCGACAGTATCCTG TCCCTGCTCAAGCCCCAAACTCTGCCATTACAGCCCAGTCAGTTGCCTCCACTGTCCACCTGAACCCCATGCAGCTCATAAATGTGGATACATCGCATACGCGCCACATCCAGGGGATACAGCCTGCTCCAGTCAACGCACAGGGGATACAGCCTGCGTCATTCAGCACACAAGGCATGCAAGTCACTTCAATGAGCACCCAGGGAATCCAGCCACCTCCAATGAGCACCCAGGGAATACACCCTGTAACTACTCAGGGTGTTCAGACATCATCTGTCAGCTCTCAGCAAGCTCAGAGTGAAGGAAAAGCTTCAG TTGTGCTCACAGAAGGTGCCACAATAGTTGCCAATCCTCTAAGCAGTGCTTTCAACACGGCTGCTGCTGGTGCAGCTGTAATGCAAAATCACAGTCAGAGCCCCGGAATTGGCAGTGCTCCATCTCAGGGATCATCTCCTCGCcccagcatcttgcgtaagaaaccTACCACTGATGG GTTGTCAGTAAGGAAAAATCTGATTCCTGCACACCCATCAGACGCAGTAAGTCCACGTCAGGACACGTCTCTCCGCAATACTTCAGCTTCTCCTCGGCCTGCTGG AGCTAAACCCAAAGCTGAACTTCATGTTTCTGTGGCTCCAGGAATGACTGGAGATCCAGGCATAGGTGGCGAGCAGCCTAGTGCAGCTGCATCGCTTCCATCTTCCCATCATCCCGCAGCCGCTGTACCCAGTCCTCCTTCTCAACCTATGCTTGGTCCCCTGCCTAGTAATATCCACGTTCCTCCTGCTGCTGTACCTGTCTTATCTGCGCCTCCACCTCTCCTGAGCAGTGCACCATCTGGAGCGACTCTCCCAGAGACCAAAGTGAAGGAAGAGGTGGAACCAATGGACATAGGAAGGCCTGTATCAG TTCCCCCATTATCAActagcgccatctcctccccgtTGTCTCTGCTGGCCAATAACATATCAATACCTGTTGGAGAATTGCCACCCGGAGCCTCTCCCCGCAAGAAACCACGGAAGCAGCAACATGTTATTTCCACGGAGGAAGGAGACATGATGGAAACCCACAGCACAGATGAGGAGAAATGTCACACTATGAAACCTCTAATCTCTCGACCAGAAAAACGCAAATCCCCTCCTAAAGAATATATAG ATGAGGAAGGTGTGCGGTATGTTCCAGTTAGGCCACGACCTCCTATCACCTTACTCCGCCAGTATCGCAATCCTTGGAAAGCGGCGTATCACCACTTCCAGCGCTACAGTGACGTGCGGGTCAAAG AAGAGAAAAAGATGACACTGCAGGATATAGCCAGTCAGAAGGGTATAGCCTGCCGTGTACAGGGCTGGAAAACACACCTGTGTGCCGCACAACTGCTCCAATTG ACTAAATTGGAGCAGGATGTATTTGATCGGTTAACTGTACTGCAAGAAGGACTCATTCCTAAAAAGAAAACTGCTACAGATGATGATTTGCATAGGATAAATGAGCTGATTCAG GGCAATATGCAGCGCTGTAAGCTAGTGATGGATCAGATCACGGAGTCCCGGGACTGCATGCTTAAAGTACTTGATCATAAGGATCGTGTTTTAAAGCTGCTCAATAAGAGTGGGGCCTCTCGCAGGCTTTCAAAAGTTAAACACAAGGACAAAGTGTGA
- the SAP130 gene encoding histone deacetylase complex subunit SAP130 isoform X1: MSRWGVFHPLLLVDMSSQQFPRQGASITQPQISGSGTGVGQSATGPGGDDSKREIEIQPRDHLGSNTGLPSRDEKQEPVVVRPYPQVQMLAPHHPVQSATPLTMAAQSPHLAPAVPLPFPEGILKPPLKPTIPSRPIAPAPPSALSAVPKVSGPVTVTMESGLPQASAIPVATISGQQGHPNSLHHIMATNVQMSIIRSNAPGPPLHIGASHLPRGAAAAAVISSSKVTTVLRPASAPIPSAATAQSAAQHIIHPPIQSRGPPVTTATSVTPAVVATVSATRAQSPVITTTPAHAAEPVLRPTLSIQQHPSPAAISIQRPPQTRDATTRITLPSHPALGAQKQQIHAMAQKTLFGTGNPVAAATVAPILATNTLPSVTTSGSSPHSQVPTSAIVTMTMPTHSSHATAVTASSIPVAKVVPQQITHTSPRIQSDYGADRGNLIPLPGHRASPNPMTMEARSENRQAVGVQLQYFLPTYSPSPYPLAAHTYTPITSSVSTIRQYPVPAQAPNSAITAQSVASTVHLNPMQLINVDTSHTRHIQGIQPAPVNAQGIQPASFSTQGMQVTSMSTQGIQPPPMSTQGIHPVTTQGVQTSSVSSQQAQSEGKASVVLTEGATIVANPLSSAFNTAAAGAAVMQNHSQSPGIGSAPSQGSSPRPSILRKKPTTDGLSVRKNLIPAHPSDAVSPRQDTSLRNTSASPRPAGAKPKAELHVSVAPGMTGDPGIGGEQPSAAASLPSSHHPAAAVPSPPSQPMLGPLPSNIHVPPAAVPVLSAPPPLLSSAPSGATLPETKVKEEVEPMDIGRPVSAVPPLSTSAISSPLSLLANNISIPVGELPPGASPRKKPRKQQHVISTEEGDMMETHSTDEEKCHTMKPLISRPEKRKSPPKEYIDEEGVRYVPVRPRPPITLLRQYRNPWKAAYHHFQRYSDVRVKEEKKMTLQDIASQKGIACRVQGWKTHLCAAQLLQLTKLEQDVFDRLTVLQEGLIPKKKTATDDDLHRINELIQGNMQRCKLVMDQITESRDCMLKVLDHKDRVLKLLNKSGASRRLSKVKHKDKV; encoded by the exons GTTGATATGAGCTCGCAACAATTCCCCCGACAAGGGGCTTCAATAACTCAACCACAGATTTCAGGAAGTGGGACTGGAGTGGGCCAAAGTGCTACAGGACCAG GAGGTGATGACTCTAAACGTGAAATAGAGATTCAGCCTCGGGATCATCTTGGTTCCAACACGGGCTTGCCTTCGCGTGATGAGAAACAGGAGCCAGTGGTAGTTCGGCCATACCCTCAAGTCCAGATGTTGGCTCCACACCACCCTGTGCAATCAGCTACTCCTCTCACCATGGCTGCCCAATCTCCTCATCTCGCCCCTGCTGTGCCGTTGCCGTTTCCAGAAGGTATCCTTAAG CCACCTCTGAAGCCCACTATTCCCAGCCGCCCTATTGCTCCAGCACCTCCCTCTGCCCTGTCAGCTGTACCAaaggtctctgggccggtgacaGTCACCATGGAGAGTGGCCTTCCACAGGCCTCAGCTATTCCTGTGGCCACTATCAGTGGGCAGCAG GGGCACCCGAACAGTCTTCACCATATCATGGCCACTAATGTCCAGATGTCCATTATTCGTAGCAATGCTCCTGGACCTCCCTTGCATATTGGAGCCTCACATCTTCCCAGAG GAGCAGCTGCAGCTGCTGTAATCTCCAGCTCTAAAGTAACTACAGTCCTTAGACCTGCTTCGGCACCAATTCCTAGTGCAGCCACAGCTCAGTCAGCAGCACAACATattattcacccccccatccaa TCTCGTGGCCCACCTGTGACCACTGCAACTTCCGTGACTCCTGCTGTGGTAGCTACTGTATCAGCAACTCGAGCACAATCGCCAGTCATCACTACAACTCCAGCTCATGCTGCTGAGCCAGTGCTAAG ACCAACACTGTCCATTCAACAACACCCATCACCTGCAGCCATCAGTATCCAGAGACCACCTCAGACTCGTGATGCCACCACACGGATCACTCTCCCATCACATCCAGCATTGGGAGCGCAGAAACAACAGATTCATGCAATGGCACAG AAGACTCTCTTCGGCACTGGTAATCCAGTAGCAGCAGCAACCGTGGCACCGATTCTGGCAACAAACACTCTGCCATCAGTGACAACTTCAG GTTCTTCTCCCCACTCACAAGTTCCCACCAGCGCCATTGTTACTATGACAATGCCAACTCACTCCTCACACGCTACAGCCGTGACGGCCTCCAGCATTCCTGTGG CCAAAGTAGTCCCTCAGCAAATAACTCACACTTCACCTCGGATTCAGTCGGACTATGGAGCTGATAGGGGAAATCTGATACCCCTTCCAGGACATAGAGCATCACCCAACCCCATGACTATGGAGGCCAGGAGTGAGAACAG GCAGGCTGTTGGGGTGCAGCTGCAGTACTTTCTCCCCACATATTCTCCATCTCCATATCCTTTGGCAGCTCACACCTACACCCCAATAACCAGCTCTGTATCCACCATCCGACAGTATCCTG TCCCTGCTCAAGCCCCAAACTCTGCCATTACAGCCCAGTCAGTTGCCTCCACTGTCCACCTGAACCCCATGCAGCTCATAAATGTGGATACATCGCATACGCGCCACATCCAGGGGATACAGCCTGCTCCAGTCAACGCACAGGGGATACAGCCTGCGTCATTCAGCACACAAGGCATGCAAGTCACTTCAATGAGCACCCAGGGAATCCAGCCACCTCCAATGAGCACCCAGGGAATACACCCTGTAACTACTCAGGGTGTTCAGACATCATCTGTCAGCTCTCAGCAAGCTCAGAGTGAAGGAAAAGCTTCAG TTGTGCTCACAGAAGGTGCCACAATAGTTGCCAATCCTCTAAGCAGTGCTTTCAACACGGCTGCTGCTGGTGCAGCTGTAATGCAAAATCACAGTCAGAGCCCCGGAATTGGCAGTGCTCCATCTCAGGGATCATCTCCTCGCcccagcatcttgcgtaagaaaccTACCACTGATGG GTTGTCAGTAAGGAAAAATCTGATTCCTGCACACCCATCAGACGCAGTAAGTCCACGTCAGGACACGTCTCTCCGCAATACTTCAGCTTCTCCTCGGCCTGCTGG AGCTAAACCCAAAGCTGAACTTCATGTTTCTGTGGCTCCAGGAATGACTGGAGATCCAGGCATAGGTGGCGAGCAGCCTAGTGCAGCTGCATCGCTTCCATCTTCCCATCATCCCGCAGCCGCTGTACCCAGTCCTCCTTCTCAACCTATGCTTGGTCCCCTGCCTAGTAATATCCACGTTCCTCCTGCTGCTGTACCTGTCTTATCTGCGCCTCCACCTCTCCTGAGCAGTGCACCATCTGGAGCGACTCTCCCAGAGACCAAAGTGAAGGAAGAGGTGGAACCAATGGACATAGGAAGGCCTGTATCAG cAGTTCCCCCATTATCAActagcgccatctcctccccgtTGTCTCTGCTGGCCAATAACATATCAATACCTGTTGGAGAATTGCCACCCGGAGCCTCTCCCCGCAAGAAACCACGGAAGCAGCAACATGTTATTTCCACGGAGGAAGGAGACATGATGGAAACCCACAGCACAGATGAGGAGAAATGTCACACTATGAAACCTCTAATCTCTCGACCAGAAAAACGCAAATCCCCTCCTAAAGAATATATAG ATGAGGAAGGTGTGCGGTATGTTCCAGTTAGGCCACGACCTCCTATCACCTTACTCCGCCAGTATCGCAATCCTTGGAAAGCGGCGTATCACCACTTCCAGCGCTACAGTGACGTGCGGGTCAAAG AAGAGAAAAAGATGACACTGCAGGATATAGCCAGTCAGAAGGGTATAGCCTGCCGTGTACAGGGCTGGAAAACACACCTGTGTGCCGCACAACTGCTCCAATTG ACTAAATTGGAGCAGGATGTATTTGATCGGTTAACTGTACTGCAAGAAGGACTCATTCCTAAAAAGAAAACTGCTACAGATGATGATTTGCATAGGATAAATGAGCTGATTCAG GGCAATATGCAGCGCTGTAAGCTAGTGATGGATCAGATCACGGAGTCCCGGGACTGCATGCTTAAAGTACTTGATCATAAGGATCGTGTTTTAAAGCTGCTCAATAAGAGTGGGGCCTCTCGCAGGCTTTCAAAAGTTAAACACAAGGACAAAGTGTGA